The proteins below are encoded in one region of Aquisphaera giovannonii:
- a CDS encoding NAD(P)/FAD-dependent oxidoreductase: MGATRVLVLGGGFAGLWSAVGAARKLDELGQGAGAVEVTLVDRNAYHNIRVRNYEADLSRLRVPLDDVLGPAGVRRVEGEVAGIDFAGRAVTLAAPNGPEVLTYDRLVFALGSRLLRPDIPGLAEHAFDVDTYDGAARLNRHIDALPARPEVPGLFTVVVVGAGLTGLETAAEAPGKLRTALARAGRDGSPRVILADRGARVGSDMGESARPIIEEALAALGIETRLGVDVAAVGPSGLTLRSGEEIPAATVVWCAGMRASPLTRLFPVELDRFGRIPVDPFMRVEGVAGAFAAGDAAWSMMDDVHASVMSCQHGRPMGRIAGHNVVCDLLGLPMLPLQIAWYVTVLDLGPWGALYTEGWDRHVVATGEAAKATKRAINGQRIYPPLTRDRREILAAAAPTVQEPPATDARGG, translated from the coding sequence ATGGGCGCCACGCGTGTCCTCGTCCTGGGGGGCGGATTTGCCGGGCTCTGGAGCGCGGTCGGGGCGGCGCGCAAGCTCGACGAGCTCGGGCAGGGCGCGGGTGCCGTGGAGGTGACGCTGGTCGATCGCAACGCGTACCACAACATCCGCGTCCGCAATTACGAGGCGGACTTGAGCCGGCTCCGGGTCCCGCTCGACGACGTGCTGGGCCCCGCCGGAGTCCGCCGCGTGGAGGGCGAGGTCGCCGGCATCGACTTCGCCGGGCGGGCCGTGACGCTGGCCGCCCCGAACGGCCCGGAGGTCCTGACGTATGATCGCCTCGTCTTCGCGCTCGGCAGCCGGCTCCTGCGGCCGGACATCCCGGGCCTGGCCGAGCATGCGTTCGACGTGGACACCTACGACGGCGCGGCCCGGCTGAACCGCCACATCGACGCGCTGCCCGCCCGGCCCGAGGTCCCGGGGCTGTTCACGGTTGTGGTCGTGGGCGCCGGCCTGACCGGCCTGGAGACGGCCGCCGAGGCACCGGGGAAGCTGCGCACGGCCCTGGCCCGGGCCGGGAGGGACGGCTCCCCCCGCGTCATCCTGGCGGACCGCGGAGCGCGGGTTGGCTCGGACATGGGGGAGTCGGCCCGGCCGATCATCGAGGAGGCCCTCGCCGCGCTGGGGATCGAGACGCGCCTGGGGGTCGACGTCGCCGCGGTCGGCCCCTCGGGCCTGACGCTCCGGTCCGGCGAGGAGATCCCCGCCGCCACGGTGGTCTGGTGCGCCGGCATGCGGGCCAGCCCGCTGACGAGGCTGTTCCCGGTCGAGCTCGACCGCTTCGGCCGGATCCCGGTCGACCCGTTCATGCGGGTCGAGGGGGTGGCCGGCGCGTTCGCGGCCGGGGACGCGGCCTGGTCGATGATGGACGATGTCCACGCGTCGGTCATGTCCTGCCAGCACGGCCGGCCGATGGGGCGGATCGCCGGGCACAACGTGGTCTGCGACCTCCTTGGCCTGCCGATGCTGCCGCTGCAGATCGCGTGGTACGTGACCGTGCTGGACCTGGGTCCCTGGGGCGCCCTCTACACCGAGGGATGGGACCGCCATGTCGTCGCGACGGGGGAGGCGGCGAAGGCGACCAAGCGGGCGATCAACGGGCAGCGGATCTATCCGCCCCTGACGCGCGATCGCCGCGAGATCCTCGCCGCGGCGGCGCCGACGGTCCAGGAGCCCCCCGCGACCGATGCCCGGGGCGGATAG
- a CDS encoding Uma2 family endonuclease, which yields MPAETRAAPVQTRSTDAPFLLTVELFARMVETGLIPRHRRVYLLGGSLYEKAARTEAHGYVGAAVTSAFYRRMPDDWRLWPESTIKIDDSNAPLPDFSVIRGANPLDYGSPDRYPGPADVGILIEVAVTSLREDLTSALELYARALIPVYWVVDVPSKRILVHSGPRVVDGRGAYTRVEIFHAGDAIPFVLDGREVARIPFDEILR from the coding sequence ATGCCAGCCGAGACAAGGGCCGCACCGGTTCAAACTCGGAGCACGGACGCACCGTTCCTCCTCACGGTCGAACTCTTCGCCCGGATGGTCGAAACGGGCCTCATCCCGCGGCACCGCCGGGTCTACCTCCTGGGAGGGAGTCTGTACGAGAAGGCGGCCAGGACCGAGGCCCACGGGTATGTGGGAGCTGCCGTCACCAGCGCCTTCTATCGCCGGATGCCGGACGACTGGAGGCTATGGCCGGAGAGCACGATCAAGATCGATGATTCCAATGCACCCCTGCCGGATTTCTCGGTCATCCGGGGGGCTAACCCCCTCGATTACGGCTCGCCCGATCGCTATCCGGGGCCGGCGGACGTCGGCATCCTGATCGAGGTGGCCGTCACGAGCCTGCGCGAGGACCTGACCTCGGCCCTGGAGCTTTATGCGAGGGCCCTGATCCCCGTTTACTGGGTCGTGGACGTGCCGTCGAAACGCATCCTCGTCCATTCGGGACCGCGGGTCGTCGACGGCCGGGGGGCCTATACGCGGGTCGAGATCTTCCACGCGGGGGATGCGATCCCCTTCGTGCTCGACGGCCGGGAGGTGGCCCGGATCCCGTTCGACGAGATCCTGCGCTGA
- a CDS encoding RNA polymerase sigma factor, which yields MSTPGHHEYDSCDTQFPETQWSLVLKAREPGTVRAEALNALCTRYWYPIYSFIRRKGNPPEKSRDLTQSYFCELLRKDLLLRADQGKGRFRAFLRADCSHFLVDQHRRETAALRAPEKPLLSIDLETAEGLYLMEPAHGETAERIFERNWAWTLLDRVLERLREEAEHSGDRLRFKELAAALGGAEERQSYAVIAARLGLSEQAVATAVHRLRRKYRELLRAEIAATLADPADVDDEIRALFDALSA from the coding sequence TTGAGCACGCCCGGACACCACGAATACGACTCCTGCGACACCCAGTTCCCGGAGACGCAGTGGAGCCTGGTCCTGAAGGCGAGGGAGCCGGGGACCGTCCGCGCCGAGGCGCTCAACGCCCTCTGCACGCGCTACTGGTATCCGATCTATTCCTTCATCCGCCGCAAGGGGAACCCGCCCGAGAAGTCCAGGGACCTGACGCAGTCGTACTTCTGCGAGCTGCTGCGGAAGGACCTGCTGCTCCGGGCCGACCAGGGGAAGGGGCGATTCCGCGCCTTCCTGAGGGCGGACTGCTCCCACTTCCTCGTCGACCAGCATCGCCGGGAGACGGCCGCCCTGCGGGCCCCGGAGAAGCCGCTGCTGTCGATCGACCTGGAGACGGCCGAGGGGCTCTACCTCATGGAGCCGGCCCACGGGGAGACGGCCGAGAGGATCTTCGAGCGGAACTGGGCGTGGACGCTCCTGGACCGGGTCCTGGAGCGGCTGCGGGAGGAGGCGGAGCACTCCGGCGACCGCCTCCGATTCAAGGAGCTGGCCGCCGCCCTCGGCGGGGCGGAGGAGCGGCAGTCCTACGCGGTGATCGCCGCGCGGCTGGGCCTCTCCGAGCAGGCCGTGGCCACCGCCGTCCACCGCCTCCGCCGCAAGTACCGCGAGCTCCTCCGCGCCGAGATCGCCGCCACCCTCGCCGACCCGGCCGACGTGGACGACGAGATCCGGGCCCTTTTCGATGCCCTGTCGGCGTGA
- a CDS encoding TIGR03915 family putative DNA repair protein: protein MIVSAPDFAAWRTAARVLLAAGVPPADVLFDDGNAPGLFAADELPAAPEGGAFRVPRAFVALAESVACHRDPRRWGHLYRALWRLTHGEPHLLDLATDDDVGWLLHAEKSVRRDVHKMHAFVRFRAVGEHFVAWHRPDHRILRRASPFFARRFPEMRWSILTPDESVLWDGEGLQFGPGVPAKDAPAADELEGLWKTYYRATFNPARIKVRAMKKELPVRHWATLPEAAIIPDLLAEAPARVAEMVAHQEGCARSAADFLPAARDLDGLRAAARGCSACGLCGPGSPPAFGEGPAGARVVLVGDRPLAGAAGALLDAALDEAGLDRAAVYRTQAVKRAAGDGPRVGPREAASCRPWLLAELAAIRPAAVVCLGPAAARAVLGPLFRFAERRGEVVAAAGGANVVATLHPAAALRAGKRAELIAHLALARGLAERPPGTPEGPRPASLD, encoded by the coding sequence ATGATCGTCTCCGCCCCCGACTTCGCCGCCTGGCGCACCGCCGCCCGGGTGCTGCTGGCCGCGGGCGTGCCCCCGGCCGACGTCCTCTTCGACGACGGCAACGCGCCCGGCCTGTTCGCGGCGGACGAGCTCCCCGCCGCGCCCGAGGGCGGGGCGTTCCGCGTGCCCCGGGCGTTCGTCGCGCTGGCGGAATCGGTCGCGTGCCACCGCGACCCGCGGCGGTGGGGGCACCTGTACCGCGCCTTGTGGCGGCTCACCCACGGCGAGCCGCACCTGCTCGACCTCGCCACCGACGACGACGTGGGCTGGCTCCTGCACGCCGAGAAGTCCGTCCGCCGCGACGTCCACAAGATGCACGCGTTCGTCCGCTTCCGCGCGGTCGGCGAGCACTTCGTCGCCTGGCACCGGCCGGACCACCGCATCCTGCGCCGGGCCTCGCCGTTCTTCGCCCGCCGCTTCCCGGAGATGCGCTGGTCCATCCTGACGCCGGACGAGTCGGTGCTGTGGGACGGCGAAGGGCTCCAGTTCGGCCCCGGCGTGCCGGCGAAGGACGCGCCCGCGGCGGACGAGCTGGAGGGCCTGTGGAAGACGTACTACCGGGCGACGTTCAACCCGGCGCGGATCAAGGTCCGAGCGATGAAGAAGGAGCTCCCGGTGCGGCACTGGGCGACGCTCCCGGAGGCCGCCATCATCCCCGACCTGCTGGCCGAGGCGCCGGCCCGCGTGGCGGAGATGGTCGCGCACCAGGAAGGATGCGCCCGGTCGGCCGCCGACTTCCTGCCGGCCGCACGCGACCTCGACGGCCTCCGGGCGGCGGCCCGCGGCTGCTCCGCGTGCGGCCTGTGCGGCCCGGGCTCGCCGCCGGCGTTCGGGGAGGGGCCGGCGGGCGCGCGGGTGGTCCTGGTCGGCGACCGGCCGCTGGCCGGCGCGGCCGGCGCCCTGCTCGACGCGGCGCTGGACGAGGCCGGCCTGGACCGCGCGGCGGTGTACCGGACGCAGGCGGTGAAACGCGCCGCGGGCGACGGCCCCCGGGTCGGGCCCCGCGAGGCCGCCTCGTGCCGCCCGTGGCTGCTCGCGGAGCTGGCCGCGATCCGGCCGGCCGCGGTGGTGTGCCTCGGCCCGGCGGCGGCGCGGGCGGTGCTCGGGCCGCTCTTCCGGTTCGCCGAGCGCCGCGGCGAGGTCGTGGCCGCCGCCGGCGGGGCGAACGTCGTGGCGACCCTCCACCCGGCCGCCGCGCTCCGCGCCGGGAAGCGGGCGGAGCTCATCGCCCACCTCGCCCTCGCGCGAGGGCTGGCCGAGCGGCCCCCCGGCACGCCGGAAGGCCCCCGGCCGGCGTCGCTCGATTGA